The following proteins are co-located in the Haloarcula rubripromontorii genome:
- a CDS encoding TAXI family TRAP transporter solute-binding subunit produces MTNNSTRRRFLKTAGVAGVAALAGCGGGGDGGDGGDGGMTETEGDGGDGGMTETDGDGGDGGDMETRLSWHAGGTGGTYFPLSNEFKTVVEENTDFTLNVQSTGASVENVGSLASGDADFALIQNDIASFAKNGTGIDAFQDNAVENLQGVATLYPETITVVTLADTGITQLSDLEGATINTGDLGSGTQVNALQILESVGISDFTEQNASFSQAADQLRNGDIDAAFVVGGWPVGAIEDLANTNDLVIVPISGDNRDAAKEDASWFANDTIPAGTYTGVDEAVETIAVQAMIATNAEQPEQTVESVTAAIFDNVDDLSIKTDFISKDSAQDGMSIELHPGAAAYFDA; encoded by the coding sequence ATGACTAACAACTCCACGCGTAGGCGGTTCCTCAAGACAGCAGGCGTTGCAGGCGTCGCGGCACTCGCTGGCTGTGGCGGTGGCGGCGATGGCGGCGACGGTGGCGACGGCGGCATGACCGAGACCGAAGGCGACGGCGGCGACGGCGGCATGACCGAGACAGACGGTGACGGCGGCGACGGCGGCGACATGGAGACCCGCCTCTCCTGGCATGCCGGCGGCACCGGTGGGACCTACTTCCCGCTCTCGAACGAGTTCAAGACGGTCGTCGAGGAGAACACGGACTTCACGCTGAACGTCCAGTCGACCGGTGCGAGCGTCGAGAACGTCGGCAGCCTCGCTAGCGGTGACGCTGACTTCGCGCTCATTCAGAACGACATCGCGTCGTTCGCGAAAAACGGCACTGGGATCGATGCGTTCCAGGACAACGCCGTCGAGAATCTTCAGGGCGTTGCGACACTGTACCCCGAGACAATCACGGTCGTCACTCTCGCGGACACGGGCATTACGCAGCTCTCCGACCTCGAAGGGGCGACGATCAACACCGGCGACCTCGGGAGCGGGACCCAGGTCAACGCCCTCCAGATTCTGGAGTCCGTTGGCATCTCCGATTTCACCGAGCAGAACGCCTCGTTCTCCCAGGCCGCCGACCAGCTCCGGAACGGCGACATCGACGCCGCGTTCGTCGTCGGCGGCTGGCCGGTCGGCGCTATCGAGGACCTCGCGAACACCAACGACCTCGTCATTGTCCCGATCTCCGGCGACAACCGCGACGCGGCCAAGGAAGACGCATCGTGGTTCGCTAACGACACTATCCCTGCCGGCACCTACACCGGCGTCGACGAGGCTGTCGAAACAATCGCCGTCCAGGCGATGATCGCAACGAACGCTGAACAGCCCGAACAGACGGTCGAGAGCGTCACTGCCGCCATCTTCGACAACGTCGACGACCTGTCCATCAAGACGGACTTCATCAGCAAGGACTCCGCACAGGACGGGATGTCCATCGAACTCCACCCTGGCGCAGCGGCCTACTTCGACGCGTAA
- a CDS encoding DUF6517 family protein: MMPTRRGFVVACTAALTGCSVLPEESEPIEASAAAPAVLPESSGYSLVVEDSSTVETTVTVDFSGDVQLTSRQDVVATVFRRVYESPSGALFGLLTAPAVRVVDQPEVVRDPLTAVEDARVVSLATDAEVDAVSEWAERGSATLLGTETTRMTATAMVDGSERTLVRARVRADEDAVTGIATAPDGNGAPFGAVTRSA; encoded by the coding sequence ATGATGCCGACCCGGCGGGGCTTCGTCGTCGCCTGTACGGCCGCGCTGACCGGCTGTAGTGTCCTGCCCGAAGAGAGCGAGCCGATAGAGGCCAGCGCGGCCGCGCCGGCGGTACTCCCTGAATCCAGCGGCTACTCACTCGTTGTCGAGGACAGCTCCACCGTCGAAACGACGGTGACCGTCGACTTCTCCGGCGACGTGCAGTTGACCTCGCGCCAGGACGTGGTCGCGACGGTGTTCCGGCGCGTCTACGAATCGCCGAGCGGGGCGCTGTTTGGCCTCCTGACCGCCCCGGCCGTGCGGGTCGTCGACCAGCCTGAAGTCGTCCGTGACCCGCTGACGGCGGTCGAGGACGCCCGCGTCGTCTCGCTTGCGACCGACGCCGAGGTCGACGCCGTTTCGGAGTGGGCCGAACGCGGGTCGGCGACGCTTCTCGGGACCGAAACGACGCGGATGACAGCGACGGCGATGGTCGACGGCAGCGAGCGGACGCTCGTTCGGGCCCGGGTCCGTGCCGATGAAGACGCGGTGACCGGGATAGCAACTGCCCCAGATGGCAATGGGGCACCGTTCGGCGCGGTCACGCGGAGCGCGTAG
- a CDS encoding inorganic phosphate transporter, which translates to MVATSTIVTLVIASAASLFMAWAIGAGSSGSTPFAPAVGANAISVMRAGFFVGILGLAGAVLQGANVTEAVGSELVLFPSGGGLSAIAAIVALLTAAVLVAVGIFTGYPIATAFTVTGAVVGVGLAIGGQPATAKYVEIVSLWVLTPFVGGGIAFGTAWSLRHEATTEERLVPLLAGLVGVILANIEFVLLAPGSEQTSVARAVARAAGTPILPSMVVVTLLIGVLAGGLLYLDIRADAAAGQRHFLLVMGGLVAFSAGGSQVGLALGPLVPLLGDGPTAAIPITGVLLFGGLGLLVGSWTGAPRMIKALAQDYSSLGPRRSIGALIPSFIIAQAAVFFGIPVSFNEIIVSAIVGSGAAAGGGEVSREKMGKTVLAWVGSLALAFALSYGLFWIIDTAL; encoded by the coding sequence ATGGTCGCGACGAGTACGATTGTGACGCTTGTTATCGCGTCAGCCGCAAGTCTGTTCATGGCCTGGGCCATCGGTGCTGGGTCGTCCGGGTCCACGCCGTTCGCGCCGGCCGTCGGCGCGAACGCGATTTCAGTGATGCGGGCCGGGTTTTTCGTGGGCATCCTCGGGCTGGCCGGCGCAGTCCTGCAGGGGGCCAACGTCACAGAAGCCGTCGGGAGCGAACTCGTGCTGTTCCCGAGTGGCGGCGGCCTGTCGGCTATCGCCGCTATCGTCGCGCTGCTGACCGCGGCAGTACTGGTCGCCGTCGGCATCTTCACCGGCTATCCCATCGCGACAGCGTTTACCGTCACCGGCGCGGTTGTCGGCGTCGGGCTGGCGATAGGGGGCCAGCCGGCGACGGCCAAGTACGTCGAAATCGTCTCGCTGTGGGTCCTGACGCCTTTCGTCGGCGGCGGTATCGCCTTCGGGACGGCGTGGTCGCTCCGGCACGAGGCCACCACCGAGGAGCGGCTCGTCCCGCTGCTGGCCGGGCTGGTCGGTGTGATTCTGGCGAACATCGAGTTTGTCCTCCTCGCGCCGGGTAGCGAGCAGACGTCGGTAGCCCGCGCCGTCGCACGGGCGGCCGGCACGCCGATACTGCCGTCGATGGTCGTCGTAACGCTCCTTATCGGCGTGCTCGCAGGGGGTCTGCTGTACCTCGACATCCGGGCGGATGCCGCCGCCGGACAGCGCCACTTCCTGCTGGTGATGGGTGGTCTCGTAGCCTTCTCCGCTGGCGGAAGCCAGGTCGGGCTGGCGCTGGGGCCGTTGGTGCCCCTGCTCGGCGATGGGCCGACGGCGGCTATCCCCATCACCGGCGTCCTGCTGTTCGGCGGCCTCGGCCTCCTCGTCGGCTCGTGGACGGGCGCGCCACGGATGATAAAGGCGCTGGCACAGGACTACTCTTCGCTCGGGCCACGGCGCTCTATCGGCGCGTTGATTCCGAGCTTCATCATCGCGCAGGCGGCCGTCTTCTTCGGCATTCCCGTGTCGTTCAACGAGATAATTGTCTCCGCTATCGTCGGCTCCGGCGCGGCCGCCGGCGGCGGCGAAGTCAGTCGGGAGAAGATGGGCAAGACGGTGCTGGCCTGGGTCGGGTCGCTGGCGCTGGCGTTCGCGCTGAGCTACGGGCTCTTCTGGATCATCGACACGGCGCTGTGA
- a CDS encoding DUF5828 family protein yields the protein MADIEESVSGFKTKGGWVDIVEHGERITQALKDIASSEAVDEDALSEFDEWRPKSHERLDEDVNEKTADQASVDEGKGEQAGKGPDEDLQTAGEKLSESYENLDEPNEAMERWSESVDYVARAADSASRKALRKVEDTVYRNVMTQIAPYYFDNDLISANLRRVGDEDRPEYVFEVNVNDDDLKMRVSNKLADFEQAVDRWHVDTEKVTEAVEAAEGVDATEPGEETDAKTN from the coding sequence ATGGCAGACATCGAAGAGAGCGTTTCAGGATTCAAGACGAAAGGTGGCTGGGTCGACATCGTCGAACACGGCGAGCGCATCACGCAAGCGCTGAAAGACATCGCTTCGAGCGAAGCCGTCGACGAAGACGCCCTCAGTGAGTTCGACGAGTGGCGACCGAAGAGCCACGAGCGACTTGACGAGGACGTCAACGAGAAAACCGCTGACCAGGCGAGTGTCGACGAGGGCAAGGGCGAACAGGCCGGCAAGGGACCGGACGAAGACCTCCAGACCGCCGGCGAGAAGCTCAGCGAGTCCTACGAGAACCTCGACGAACCGAACGAGGCGATGGAGCGCTGGAGCGAGTCCGTCGACTACGTGGCCCGCGCGGCCGACTCGGCCAGCCGGAAGGCCCTGCGGAAGGTGGAAGACACCGTCTACCGCAACGTGATGACACAGATCGCGCCATACTATTTCGACAACGACCTCATCAGCGCGAACCTTCGCCGCGTCGGCGACGAGGACCGCCCAGAGTACGTCTTCGAGGTCAACGTCAACGACGACGATCTGAAGATGCGCGTCTCGAACAAGCTCGCCGACTTCGAGCAGGCCGTCGACCGCTGGCACGTCGACACAGAGAAAGTCACCGAGGCTGTCGAGGCCGCGGAGGGCGTGGATGCGACGGAGCCGGGCGAGGAGACCGATGCGAAGACGAACTAA
- a CDS encoding TRAP transporter permease, whose amino-acid sequence MTDNTRSDDGGEAVSDEEVDEVLQEIERKRSLTGWAVVLVALIGISFSVFQMWLAAKGFVLSISLPGVGDVVFASLQLLQINAVHVSFGLILTFLLYPGSTGDGPLSRRCIALGSLVEEKLGPEHPLSRVVHAIGSALAWAFLDAEMDRVTPSDFVFMALSALSAAYFITDFDEIQRMRALGLERGRPIQDVFTFLEPIAGLLGPLADTSYAFVLGVVGVLLVLEATRRAISLWLMVIVAVFIVYARFGVLIPQDAAYVGVLSIPELSWPSIIQNLWYNTENGVFGIPVTVSVQFIYIFILFGAFLEMSGAGQWFIDLAYGATGTRKGGPAKASILASGFMGTISGSSIANTVTTGAFTIPLMKRSGYSPEFSGGVEASASSGGQILPPVMGAAAFLIVQYTATPFADVIVVATIPAIVFFFGVWVMVHFEAVKENIGGLDSSELVDLRSHFRSGWFYLVPLGLLLYYLIIERLSVARSAWFTLIAIGALITLVAAYGDETRARLGAILGVLFGATLLSQFLFGAGVIGTLAGDGTGSQSVMAAFSATVGELGTLTILSGVLTLVTKPRLDSPLLSFDNAVDDTAETTADAVGRPDLASNGLYRLGVFVGKSMESGARTAVPVVIAVAAAGIIPGVISVSGLGPNLVSLITAVAGGSLVLLLLVTAFSSIILGMGMPTTVTYIILVSLLAPALTEFGVPLLAAHLFILYFGVIADITPPVAVAAYAASGVAKSDAFETGIEAFSLSLNKAIVPFAFIVTPGIILLRRNPDAASLDVGDKYRVVGAADFLDVGYAIPEILIPVIGVFLGVVALAATVIGFAYAPVSRGERGAFAFSSLLLMAPGLAVSGAYDILGLVGIAGGEMTVLLDIVLRGVGLALFLFLMAKNRQRGGDPATQAGTPEPA is encoded by the coding sequence ATGACTGACAACACACGATCTGACGACGGCGGGGAGGCCGTATCGGACGAGGAAGTCGATGAAGTACTGCAGGAGATCGAGCGGAAACGCTCGCTCACTGGCTGGGCGGTTGTCCTCGTCGCGCTCATCGGCATCTCGTTTTCGGTGTTTCAGATGTGGCTCGCGGCGAAAGGGTTCGTCCTCTCGATTTCGCTTCCCGGCGTCGGTGACGTCGTGTTCGCGTCACTGCAACTGCTCCAGATCAACGCTGTCCACGTCTCCTTCGGCCTCATTCTGACGTTCTTGCTGTATCCCGGCAGCACCGGCGATGGGCCGCTCTCCCGGCGCTGTATCGCGCTCGGATCGCTAGTCGAGGAGAAACTCGGCCCGGAGCATCCGCTGTCTCGCGTCGTTCACGCTATCGGGAGCGCCCTTGCCTGGGCGTTCCTCGACGCCGAGATGGACCGTGTGACGCCCTCGGATTTCGTCTTCATGGCCCTGTCGGCGCTATCGGCTGCGTATTTCATCACTGACTTCGATGAGATACAGCGCATGCGCGCACTTGGCCTTGAGCGTGGCCGTCCCATCCAAGACGTATTCACCTTCTTGGAGCCGATAGCGGGCCTGCTCGGGCCGCTCGCTGACACCTCCTACGCGTTCGTGCTGGGCGTGGTCGGTGTCTTGCTCGTCCTCGAAGCGACCCGCCGGGCCATCAGCCTCTGGCTGATGGTCATCGTCGCCGTGTTCATCGTTTACGCTCGGTTCGGCGTCCTCATTCCACAGGACGCCGCCTACGTCGGCGTACTCTCCATCCCGGAACTGTCCTGGCCCTCTATCATCCAGAACCTCTGGTACAACACGGAAAACGGGGTGTTCGGAATTCCGGTCACCGTCTCCGTGCAGTTCATCTACATCTTCATCCTCTTTGGCGCGTTTCTGGAGATGTCCGGCGCGGGGCAGTGGTTCATCGACCTCGCGTACGGCGCGACGGGCACTCGGAAGGGTGGCCCGGCGAAGGCGTCCATTCTCGCAAGCGGCTTTATGGGAACCATCTCCGGGTCCTCCATTGCGAACACGGTGACGACCGGCGCGTTCACCATCCCGCTGATGAAGCGGTCGGGCTACTCGCCGGAGTTCTCCGGCGGTGTCGAGGCGTCTGCCTCCTCGGGCGGTCAGATCCTCCCGCCGGTGATGGGGGCCGCCGCATTCCTCATCGTCCAGTACACAGCGACGCCGTTCGCCGATGTCATCGTCGTCGCGACGATCCCCGCCATCGTCTTCTTCTTCGGCGTCTGGGTGATGGTCCACTTCGAGGCGGTCAAGGAGAACATCGGCGGCCTCGACTCCTCCGAACTGGTCGACCTTCGGAGCCATTTCCGTAGCGGCTGGTTCTACCTCGTCCCGCTCGGACTGCTGCTGTACTACCTCATCATCGAGCGGCTATCTGTCGCCCGCTCGGCGTGGTTTACGCTCATCGCAATCGGGGCGCTCATCACGCTCGTCGCGGCCTACGGCGACGAGACGCGTGCCAGACTCGGAGCGATTCTCGGCGTGCTGTTCGGCGCGACGCTGCTGTCGCAGTTCCTGTTCGGGGCCGGCGTCATAGGGACGCTGGCCGGCGACGGAACCGGGAGCCAGTCGGTTATGGCCGCGTTCTCGGCCACAGTCGGCGAACTCGGGACGCTGACAATCCTCTCCGGCGTTCTCACGCTTGTCACCAAACCGCGACTCGACTCGCCGCTGCTGTCGTTCGACAATGCCGTCGATGACACCGCCGAAACGACCGCTGACGCCGTTGGCCGCCCGGACCTGGCCTCGAACGGGCTGTACAGGCTCGGTGTCTTCGTCGGGAAGTCGATGGAGAGCGGGGCCAGAACCGCGGTCCCGGTCGTCATCGCCGTCGCCGCCGCCGGCATCATTCCGGGTGTCATCAGCGTCTCCGGTCTCGGCCCGAACCTTGTCTCGCTCATCACGGCCGTCGCCGGCGGCTCGCTGGTCCTGCTGTTGCTCGTCACCGCGTTCTCCTCGATTATCCTCGGGATGGGGATGCCGACGACGGTGACCTACATCATCCTCGTCTCCCTGCTCGCACCGGCGCTGACCGAGTTCGGCGTCCCGCTGCTTGCGGCGCACCTGTTCATCCTCTATTTCGGCGTCATCGCCGACATCACGCCGCCGGTCGCGGTGGCCGCCTACGCCGCCTCCGGCGTTGCGAAGTCCGACGCCTTCGAAACCGGTATCGAGGCGTTCTCGCTGTCGCTCAACAAGGCAATCGTCCCGTTCGCGTTTATCGTCACGCCGGGCATCATCCTGCTCCGGCGCAACCCTGACGCCGCCAGTCTTGATGTCGGGGACAAATACCGGGTCGTCGGGGCTGCGGACTTCCTCGATGTCGGCTACGCGATTCCCGAGATACTGATACCCGTGATCGGCGTCTTCCTCGGCGTTGTCGCGCTGGCCGCGACAGTCATCGGGTTCGCGTACGCACCGGTCTCCCGTGGCGAACGCGGGGCGTTCGCGTTCAGTTCGCTGCTTCTGATGGCCCCCGGCCTCGCGGTGTCGGGAGCGTACGACATCCTCGGCCTGGTCGGCATCGCCGGTGGCGAGATGACGGTGTTGCTCGACATCGTACTCCGCGGCGTCGGCCTCGCGTTGTTCCTCTTCCTCATGGCCAAGAACCGCCAGCGCGGCGGCGACCCCGCGACGCAGGCGGGCACGCCCGAGCCGGCCTGA
- a CDS encoding type 1 glutamine amidotransferase domain-containing protein: MSSALFVVSEYGYWGEECIEPLTTLSDAGLDITVATPTGEPPVLDERSVDPDEVGEDLSEHVREVHETDERLNNPIPLAQADADDYDTVVFPGGHGAEWDITQDTHARELLRESVAGDDGKALVVCHTVGILAFTRDSDGEFLVDGRSVTGFPNAWEEGIVDENDLLPDGRKLPYWVEDEVKAAGADWDAELDADTSITVDGDLITARGPPSSAEAARTLLDELGIETSA, translated from the coding sequence ATGTCATCCGCACTATTCGTCGTAAGCGAATACGGGTACTGGGGCGAAGAATGTATCGAGCCACTGACGACCCTCTCAGACGCCGGTCTGGATATCACGGTGGCGACACCGACCGGCGAGCCGCCGGTACTTGACGAACGCTCCGTCGACCCCGACGAAGTCGGCGAAGACCTCTCGGAACACGTTCGTGAGGTCCACGAGACTGACGAGCGCCTGAACAACCCGATTCCGCTGGCACAGGCCGATGCCGACGACTACGACACTGTTGTGTTCCCCGGTGGTCACGGCGCTGAGTGGGATATCACCCAAGACACGCACGCCCGTGAACTGCTTCGCGAGAGCGTCGCCGGCGACGACGGGAAGGCCCTCGTCGTCTGTCACACGGTCGGGATTCTGGCCTTTACTCGCGACAGCGACGGCGAGTTCCTCGTCGACGGCCGTTCGGTCACCGGCTTCCCGAACGCCTGGGAGGAGGGCATCGTCGACGAGAACGACCTGCTCCCCGACGGCCGGAAGCTCCCGTACTGGGTCGAAGACGAGGTGAAGGCGGCTGGCGCGGACTGGGACGCCGAACTCGACGCCGACACCAGCATCACCGTCGACGGTGACCTCATCACGGCTCGTGGCCCGCCGTCCTCGGCGGAAGCCGCCCGCACGCTGCTCGACGAACTCGGCATCGAGACGTCCGCGTAA
- a CDS encoding carbon starvation CstA family protein, whose protein sequence is MTQVIWIVLAVLLTFSVGYLGYSKYLARFLELDDDNETPAHKYEDGQEYVPSKKPVLLGHHYSSIAGGAPIVGPITAGAVWGWVPALLWIAIGNPLMGSVHDFVSLSGSLRHEGKSIGYIIGEYIGEGGKNMLLWFAFLTIILVVAVFALVVAIVFDAFPQVTTASFVYIALAFLLGVYLYQLNGPFLPGTVVFVALVFAGVYAGIQYPFALFPAVGDASYPAGTLVLADVLNLGSGQWIPGSSATAMNPNRAAWVPIIMVYAGIASALPVWVLLQPRDYLSSFLLYAGVGGSLVAVIVGTIFGTAATESGSLVIADSMGAFNGFWGVEGAGLAPLFPLLFITIACGTISGFHSLVSSGTTAKQLNKETDARLIGYGGMLGEGLLAAVALSTLAVAGFADPAGGIGAALPNFATGGGIIFTSLGVPQSFGAPFMALVLVSFLLTSTDTAVRLGRYMMEEIVGLRAGETASGFNVGGGIRSTLGEIGRGRYTNPLVQAIPAYLMVISGEWLTLWALFGGANQLLAALALLTATVWLANWDDSKQLYSTGVPMAIMTTITILGLSWLAFYSNLYQNLIQGGAEGTAAIASSTVQMVLALVLIGLALALVKKGYDNISTVRDRGRAGAVEPGDD, encoded by the coding sequence ATGACACAGGTAATCTGGATCGTTCTGGCAGTACTGCTGACGTTCAGCGTGGGGTATCTGGGGTATTCGAAGTACCTCGCACGGTTCCTCGAACTCGACGACGACAACGAGACACCGGCGCACAAATACGAGGACGGGCAGGAGTACGTCCCGTCGAAGAAGCCGGTGTTGCTCGGCCACCACTACTCCAGTATTGCGGGTGGGGCACCGATTGTGGGACCGATTACAGCAGGCGCCGTGTGGGGGTGGGTTCCCGCACTTCTGTGGATTGCTATCGGCAACCCGCTGATGGGCAGCGTCCACGACTTCGTCTCGCTGTCTGGCTCACTCAGACACGAGGGGAAGTCCATCGGCTACATCATCGGTGAGTACATCGGGGAGGGAGGCAAGAACATGCTGCTGTGGTTCGCCTTCCTCACCATCATCCTCGTCGTCGCGGTGTTCGCGCTGGTGGTCGCCATCGTGTTCGACGCGTTCCCGCAGGTGACCACCGCGAGCTTCGTCTACATCGCGCTGGCGTTCCTGCTGGGGGTGTACCTCTACCAGCTGAACGGGCCGTTCCTTCCCGGGACCGTCGTGTTCGTGGCCCTGGTGTTCGCCGGCGTGTACGCGGGCATCCAGTACCCGTTCGCGCTGTTCCCGGCTGTCGGTGACGCGAGCTACCCCGCAGGCACGCTCGTTCTCGCGGACGTGCTGAACCTCGGCAGCGGGCAGTGGATACCCGGCTCCTCTGCGACGGCGATGAACCCCAACCGTGCGGCGTGGGTGCCGATAATCATGGTGTACGCGGGCATCGCGAGCGCGCTCCCGGTGTGGGTGCTGCTCCAGCCGCGTGACTACCTGTCGTCGTTCCTGCTGTACGCCGGCGTCGGCGGCTCGCTGGTAGCCGTCATCGTCGGCACGATCTTCGGCACGGCTGCTACCGAGAGCGGCTCGCTGGTCATCGCGGACTCGATGGGCGCGTTCAACGGCTTCTGGGGTGTCGAGGGCGCGGGCCTCGCGCCGCTGTTCCCGCTGCTGTTCATCACCATCGCCTGCGGGACCATCAGTGGTTTCCACTCGCTGGTGTCCTCCGGGACGACAGCCAAGCAGTTGAACAAGGAGACCGACGCCCGCCTCATCGGCTACGGCGGGATGCTCGGCGAGGGGCTGCTGGCCGCCGTCGCGCTGTCGACGCTCGCCGTGGCCGGCTTCGCCGACCCCGCCGGTGGCATCGGTGCTGCGCTGCCGAACTTTGCGACGGGTGGCGGCATCATCTTCACCAGCCTCGGCGTCCCACAGAGCTTCGGCGCGCCGTTCATGGCGCTCGTGCTGGTGAGCTTCCTGCTGACCTCGACTGACACGGCCGTCCGACTCGGTCGCTACATGATGGAGGAAATCGTCGGGCTTCGGGCGGGCGAGACGGCTTCCGGCTTCAACGTCGGCGGCGGCATCCGTTCGACCCTCGGCGAGATCGGTCGTGGCCGCTACACGAATCCGCTCGTCCAGGCCATCCCGGCCTATCTGATGGTCATCTCCGGCGAGTGGCTCACCCTGTGGGCCCTGTTCGGCGGCGCGAACCAGCTGCTGGCCGCGCTGGCGCTGCTCACTGCGACCGTCTGGCTCGCCAACTGGGACGACAGCAAGCAGCTGTACTCCACGGGCGTGCCGATGGCGATTATGACGACTATCACCATCCTGGGGCTGTCCTGGCTGGCGTTCTACAGCAACCTCTACCAGAACCTCATCCAGGGCGGTGCCGAGGGCACTGCGGCGATCGCCTCCTCGACCGTTCAGATGGTGCTGGCGCTGGTCCTCATCGGTCTCGCGCTGGCGCTGGTCAAGAAAGGCTACGACAACATCAGTACGGTCCGTGACCGTGGTCGCGCCGGCGCGGTTGAGCCGGGCGACGACTGA
- a CDS encoding ArsA family ATPase, with protein sequence MEPFVFFGGKGGVGKTTVSCAYGVKSARAGLDTLVVSTDPAHSVTDVFDQSFSDDPEPVEGIDGLDAMEIDPETESQRHLDSIRNDLSEQVSAAMVNEINQQLEMAHQTPGAYESALFDRFVDVMRNADPYDRVVFDTSPTGSTLRLLGLPEFLEGWIDRLMHKREKSIDLFEKAAIGNNEPRRVMDGDPVLARLQDRKEFFEFAGGALQADAAFFLVLNPDQLSVNETRRAIDEMRERDLSVRGLVANKLTPEPDPDENGRGARYLRDRVATENERLREVRETLAPPLVAEITTRTAEVKGDLLEDVAAELDVETNAEAPTFV encoded by the coding sequence ATGGAGCCGTTCGTCTTCTTCGGCGGCAAGGGCGGGGTCGGCAAGACCACCGTCTCCTGTGCCTACGGCGTCAAGTCCGCGCGGGCGGGGCTGGACACGCTGGTGGTCTCGACGGACCCGGCTCACTCCGTCACCGACGTGTTCGACCAGTCGTTCAGCGACGATCCGGAACCCGTCGAGGGTATCGACGGCCTCGACGCGATGGAGATAGACCCCGAGACCGAGAGCCAGCGCCACCTCGACAGCATCCGCAACGACCTCTCGGAGCAGGTGTCGGCGGCGATGGTCAACGAGATAAACCAGCAGCTGGAGATGGCCCACCAGACCCCCGGAGCCTACGAGTCGGCGCTGTTCGACCGCTTCGTCGACGTGATGCGCAACGCCGACCCGTACGACCGGGTGGTCTTCGACACCTCGCCGACCGGTAGCACGCTCCGCTTGCTCGGCCTGCCGGAGTTCCTCGAAGGGTGGATAGACCGCCTGATGCACAAACGCGAGAAGAGCATCGACCTCTTCGAGAAGGCCGCCATCGGAAACAACGAGCCCCGGCGCGTGATGGACGGGGACCCGGTGCTGGCCCGCCTGCAGGACCGCAAGGAGTTCTTCGAGTTCGCCGGCGGCGCGCTCCAGGCCGACGCCGCCTTCTTCCTCGTGCTCAACCCTGACCAACTCTCGGTCAACGAGACGCGACGCGCCATCGACGAGATGCGGGAGCGGGACCTCTCGGTCCGGGGCCTCGTCGCGAACAAGCTCACGCCCGAGCCGGACCCCGACGAGAACGGCCGCGGGGCCCGGTATCTCCGGGACCGCGTCGCCACCGAGAACGAGCGGCTCCGCGAGGTCCGCGAGACGCTCGCCCCGCCGCTGGTCGCGGAAATTACGACCCGCACGGCGGAGGTGAAAGGCGACCTGCTCGAAGACGTCGCCGCCGAACTCGACGTCGAGACGAACGCCGAAGCGCCGACGTTCGTCTGA
- a CDS encoding DUF1850 domain-containing protein, with translation MRRRYVAITVLVALLLIGTVAALPGGRALVVEDTETGEQYLTVPVEDGTTVALEYMHSVEKTRVYDEYTVRGDHLEMTRMEFESFGWGLPSGANVTRQDGMYVFDPPGNYTRVTVSPGDVAGHNLHVGGETYDLVARTNGHSVHLYVAQRSSFGAATDRLNT, from the coding sequence ATGAGACGACGATATGTTGCAATCACGGTGCTCGTTGCCCTCCTCCTCATCGGGACTGTAGCGGCGCTTCCCGGCGGGCGTGCACTAGTCGTCGAAGACACTGAGACCGGTGAGCAGTATCTGACGGTCCCGGTCGAGGACGGAACGACGGTGGCGCTGGAGTACATGCACAGCGTCGAAAAAACGCGCGTCTACGACGAGTACACAGTCCGTGGCGACCATCTTGAGATGACCCGCATGGAGTTCGAATCGTTCGGCTGGGGACTCCCGAGCGGGGCCAACGTCACGCGGCAAGACGGAATGTATGTTTTTGACCCGCCGGGGAACTACACGCGTGTGACAGTCTCTCCCGGTGATGTTGCAGGACATAACCTTCACGTCGGAGGCGAAACCTACGACTTGGTAGCCCGCACCAACGGCCACTCGGTCCACCTCTATGTGGCCCAGCGCTCGTCGTTCGGTGCCGCGACAGACCGGCTCAACACATGA